The Sorangiineae bacterium MSr11954 DNA segment TGAGCCCGATGGTGTCGAAGGCGGCGCCCCTCGTCCCGCTGCTTCCGAATGCGAAGCCTGTTGCGCCGCGGGTTCGTCCGCCGAGCGCGCCGCGCCCCTCCGTTCCGCCCCCGGCGATGTCGTCTCCGTTGGTACCTCCGGCGACAACGCCGCCGCCGTCCGTTCCGCCTCCTGCAATGCCTTCGGCGGGGACGCCTTCGGCGGCACCGCCTTTGGCGATGTCGCCGCCCGCGGCGCCGCCCATGACGATGCAGCCGCCCGCAACGCACGGACATCGGCGGCGAACGCGGCCCGCGCCGCACGCGCCGCTTTCGACGCCGCGAACGGTGCACGCGCCCCATCTCCCCAAGTCGGGATCGTCGCCGATGGACGCGGCCATGCGCAGCGGAAACGGGGCGGCGCGGTTTGCGCTCGATCCGAAGGCGTTCCCGCTGCTCACGCAAATCGGAGCGAATTTGACATTGGCGGCCGCGCTCGGACAGCTCGATCCGGCCATCGGTCGCGAGGCCGAAATCGAGCGCACCTTGGACGTCTTGGCCAAACGGCACGCGAACAGCGCATGCCTCGTCGGGGAACCCGGCGTCGGCAAGACGAGCATCGTGCGCGGCATGGCGCGGCGGATCGCGGCGGGCGAACGGGTGTCGTCGCTCGACGATCGCGTCCTGATCGCCATCGAGCCGCCGGTTCTTCTCGCGGGCACCGGCATGCGCGGGCAGCTGGCCGAGCGCATGTCGCAGCTCTTGAACGAGGTCAAAAAGAGCGAGGGCCGCATCGTGCTCGTGTTCGAGGAGATTCACACCTTGTTCGCGTCGACGAACGACGGGGGCGAGGAGGGCATCTCCGAGCTGAAGTCGGCGCTCGCCTCGGGCCAGGTGAACTGCATCGGCACCAGCACCCCGAAAGAATACCGCCGGGTCATCGAGGCCGATGGCGCCCTGTCGCGGCGCTTCAGCGTGGTCGAGGTGGAGGAGCCCGGGAGCGAGCAGGCGCTGGCCATCATGGAGAGCGTCATCCCTCTGTTCGAAGGGCACCACCGCGCGCGCTATTCCAAGGAGGCGCTGGAGGCATCGCTCCGGTGGAGCGTGCGGTACCTCCCCGGGCGCGCGCTGCCCGACAAGTCGATCGGCGTGCTCGATCTGGCCGGCGCCCGCAGCCGGCGGCGCAACCTCGACGAGGTGGGGCCCGCGCAGGTGGCCGAGGTGGTCGCGGAGCTCGCGGGCGTCCCTGCGGAGCGGCTGCTCGAGACGGACGCCGATCGCATGCTGCGCTTCGAGTCGCTCTTGGCCAAGCGCATCGTGGGCCACTCCGACGCGCTCGCGCGGATCGCCGCGGTGCTGCGTCGCAACGCCTCCGGCTTTCGGTCGCGGCGTCCGATCGGGTCGTTTTTGCTGCTCGGTCCCACCGGTGTCGGCAAAACGGAGACCGCGAAGGCCATCGCCGAGCTGCTCTTCCACTCCGATAGCGCGATGACCCGTCTCGATCTCTCCGAGTACGCGGAGCCGCACGCGGTCTCGCGTTTGGTGGGCG contains these protein-coding regions:
- a CDS encoding ATP-dependent Clp protease ATP-binding subunit is translated as MARRIAAGERVSSLDDRVLIAIEPPVLLAGTGMRGQLAERMSQLLNEVKKSEGRIVLVFEEIHTLFASTNDGGEEGISELKSALASGQVNCIGTSTPKEYRRVIEADGALSRRFSVVEVEEPGSEQALAIMESVIPLFEGHHRARYSKEALEASLRWSVRYLPGRALPDKSIGVLDLAGARSRRRNLDEVGPAQVAEVVAELAGVPAERLLETDADRMLRFESLLAKRIVGHSDALARIAAVLRRNASGFRSRRPIGSFLLLGPTGVGKTETAKAIAELLFHSDSAMTRLDLSEYAEPHAVSRLVGAPPGYIGHEAGGFLTEAVRRRPYQVVLLDEIEKAHRDVLEAFLQVFDDGRLTDGRGRTVDFTNTVILLTSNLGADVARPRTSNRRIGFASDAEADASARREATAYADAIVAAARAALPPELYNRLDEVMAFAPLTRADVAEVARRMLAALAAELDKTRGIRLDASEQAIAALLDLGGYDPELGARPMRRTIARCVEAPIAEMLLRAELRRGDVATVDVEEGALVVDAVTP